One genomic segment of Gaiellales bacterium includes these proteins:
- a CDS encoding DUF2469 family protein has product MSYIEDLEEFDAELELRLKREYATVFGLFRYCVLTAEATYLCNRLDMETANSPAYPLVHLTMEDVWVWDKNRPSRIIPRAEVHTTQDVTVEELRPESEIETTFPPGFELSDE; this is encoded by the coding sequence ATGTCCTACATCGAAGACCTGGAGGAGTTCGATGCCGAGCTCGAGCTGCGGCTCAAGCGCGAGTACGCGACGGTGTTCGGCCTCTTCCGCTACTGCGTGCTGACGGCCGAGGCCACGTATCTGTGCAACCGGCTGGACATGGAGACGGCGAACTCACCCGCCTATCCGCTCGTGCACCTGACCATGGAGGACGTCTGGGTCTGGGACAAGAACCGCCCCAGCCGGATCATCCCGCGGGCCGAGGTGCACACGACGCAGGACGTCACGGTCGAGGAGCTCAGGCCCGAGAGCGAGATCGAGACGACGTTCCCGCCCGGGTTCGAGCTCAGCGATGAGTGA
- the folK gene encoding 2-amino-4-hydroxy-6-hydroxymethyldihydropteridine diphosphokinase, producing the protein MQSAPGGVIPAYVAFGANLGDPAETLRAAAVALGRQSGVDLVAGSPIYRTRPIGPPGQPDYANAVARVETTLTADALLDALHAVESEFGRVRDVRWGPRTLDLDLIWYEGAERTDERLTLPHPRAHEREFVLRPLADLDPELVLRGRRAGDWLARLDPQGVEATGAALM; encoded by the coding sequence GTGCAAAGTGCCCCCGGAGGGGTGATCCCGGCATACGTGGCCTTCGGCGCGAACCTCGGCGATCCGGCCGAGACGCTGCGCGCGGCCGCCGTCGCGCTCGGCCGCCAGTCGGGCGTCGATCTGGTCGCCGGCTCGCCCATCTACCGCACCCGCCCGATCGGGCCGCCGGGGCAGCCGGACTACGCGAACGCCGTCGCCCGCGTCGAGACGACCCTCACCGCGGACGCGCTGCTGGACGCGCTGCACGCCGTCGAGTCGGAGTTCGGCCGGGTGCGCGACGTGCGCTGGGGGCCGCGCACGCTCGACCTCGATCTGATCTGGTACGAGGGCGCGGAGCGCACGGACGAGCGCCTCACCCTCCCGCACCCGCGCGCGCACGAGCGCGAGTTCGTGCTGCGGCCGCTGGCCGATCTCGACCCGGAGCTGGTGCTGCGCGGCAGGCGCGCCGGCGACTGGCTGGCCCGCCTCGACCCGCAGGGCGTCGAGGCGACCGGCGCCGCGCTCATGTAG
- a CDS encoding isoprenylcysteine carboxylmethyltransferase family protein, giving the protein MTELAATPITRVSDLFTLVGSRLIPTLLFTTMATVSVLGVGAAPSASAAAFHALSATLWGLFIVLINIRPAPLRRNRSTIGVIVALVSQLAVIAVGLFGARTDGGVAVLASDVLLIAGLAFAICSVAVLGRCFGVLPDVRGLVTRGPYRLVRHPLYLGELTAVLGIVLGSRQPLLAGGTWLVCVGLQLARTSYEERNIRAEFPQYDEYAARTKRLIPGVL; this is encoded by the coding sequence ATGACCGAGCTTGCGGCCACCCCGATCACGCGCGTCTCCGACCTCTTCACGCTGGTCGGCTCGCGGCTCATCCCGACGCTCCTCTTCACGACGATGGCCACGGTGTCCGTGCTCGGCGTCGGTGCCGCCCCGAGCGCCAGCGCGGCGGCCTTCCACGCCCTCTCCGCCACGCTCTGGGGGCTCTTCATCGTCCTCATCAACATCCGCCCGGCGCCGCTTCGGCGCAACCGCTCGACGATCGGCGTGATCGTCGCCCTCGTCTCCCAGCTGGCCGTCATCGCGGTCGGCCTGTTCGGCGCCCGCACCGACGGCGGCGTGGCCGTGCTCGCCTCCGACGTGCTCTTGATCGCCGGCCTCGCCTTCGCGATCTGCTCGGTGGCCGTGCTCGGGCGCTGCTTCGGCGTCCTCCCCGACGTCCGCGGCCTCGTCACCCGCGGCCCCTACCGGCTCGTCCGGCACCCGCTCTACCTGGGCGAGCTGACGGCCGTGCTCGGCATCGTGCTCGGCTCCCGCCAGCCGCTCCTGGCCGGCGGTACCTGGCTCGTCTGCGTCGGCCTCCAGCTGGCCCGCACGAGCTACGAGGAGCGCAACATCCGGGCCGAGTTCCCGCAGTACGACGAGTACGCCGCGCGCACCAAGCGGCTCATCCCCGGCGTCCTCTGA